A stretch of the Deltaproteobacteria bacterium genome encodes the following:
- a CDS encoding amidohydrolase family protein, which yields MSTHQPVLAIDMHNHLIAPEVADFLTREGDKYATQFVEQDGQRFFVIQGSARRPYHDKIARPEARLPDMDAASIGVQAVSCVPFLMYPEVAPDLGLAIAQVNNDALAAIGQRLSDRFAPLASVPLQDPPAAAQELERAAKLGLRGVEIPPRIQEQGLDEPQFEVFWAAAEALQMVVCIHPFEAAPRGMLARYGLGILAGNLFDTGLAAAVLIYGGVLERHPRLRVVLYHAGGALPSMLGRLDMGYERIPECRSVIPRPPSSYVNQFCFDTLAFNPAMVRYLVATYGAEHLVIGTDYPLPAGTQRPVEEVKALRLPAEAEFAILRGTASRLLRYD from the coding sequence GTGAGTACTCATCAGCCGGTGCTGGCTATCGACATGCACAACCATTTAATCGCGCCTGAAGTAGCGGACTTTCTGACTCGGGAAGGCGACAAGTACGCGACCCAGTTTGTTGAACAGGATGGGCAACGCTTCTTCGTGATTCAGGGCTCTGCGCGCCGTCCCTACCACGACAAAATCGCGCGGCCCGAAGCACGGCTTCCTGACATGGACGCCGCCAGCATCGGAGTGCAGGCGGTCTCGTGCGTACCGTTCCTCATGTACCCGGAAGTCGCGCCGGATTTGGGGTTGGCGATTGCCCAGGTGAATAACGATGCCTTGGCGGCTATCGGTCAACGGTTGTCCGACCGCTTCGCGCCTTTGGCCTCGGTACCGCTGCAAGATCCGCCGGCGGCGGCACAGGAACTCGAACGTGCTGCGAAACTCGGGCTGCGTGGCGTGGAGATTCCCCCACGCATTCAAGAACAGGGGCTGGACGAGCCGCAGTTCGAGGTGTTCTGGGCAGCGGCAGAGGCCTTGCAGATGGTGGTGTGCATCCACCCGTTCGAGGCGGCACCGCGTGGCATGCTGGCCCGCTACGGCCTGGGCATTCTGGCTGGTAACTTGTTCGACACCGGTCTGGCGGCGGCGGTGTTGATCTACGGCGGGGTGTTGGAACGCCATCCGCGTTTACGTGTGGTGCTGTATCACGCCGGCGGCGCGCTCCCCAGCATGCTCGGTCGGCTCGATATGGGCTACGAACGCATCCCCGAGTGTCGCTCCGTCATTCCGCGCCCGCCTTCGAGCTACGTCAATCAATTTTGCTTCGACACTCTGGCCTTCAATCCCGCGATGGTGCGTTATTTGGTCGCTACCTATGGGGCAGAGCACTTGGTCATCGGCACCGATTATCCTCTTCCCGCCGGCACCCAGCGCCCTGTAGAGGAAGTCAAAGCTTTGCGTCTGCCTGCCGAGGCGGAGTTCGCCATCTTGCGCGGCACCGCGAGCCGTCTCTTACGCTACGATTGA
- a CDS encoding Rieske 2Fe-2S domain-containing protein, translating to MDTTSLEGLIIDNQQAGLFRVNRQAFTSQEILELEHRRVFERCWIYAGHESEVAQPGDFRARRVAGRPVILIRGDDGQVRVLLNTCTHRGALVCRAQSGTARSFQCAYHAWTFNSRGELVGVPGEEAYSPSFDRKDFALAQPRVDSYRGFVFVNFNPDGESLSDYLAGAKEFLDLVCDQSEVGMEVVPGAQLYSMRANWKLLVENSFDGYHGLPTHQRYFQFLVETGGLDMTERLPGRALALGNGHAVIEYEPPWGRLVAHWNPSFGEAKKAEIGAVYKRIEERFGADWARRVCRTSRNLLIFPNLIINDLMAVTIRTFFPVSSNYMEVSAWALEPQDESAEDRAIRLDNFLTFLGPGGFATPDDVEMLESCQKGFANREVMWSDMSRGMNRAEPVPTDELQIRSFWRRWHDLLTLRPTKAAAQRAA from the coding sequence ATGGACACGACTTCTCTTGAAGGTTTGATCATCGACAATCAACAAGCCGGTCTGTTTCGGGTGAATCGCCAAGCGTTCACCAGCCAGGAGATCCTGGAGTTGGAGCACCGGCGCGTCTTCGAGCGGTGCTGGATCTATGCCGGTCACGAATCGGAAGTGGCCCAGCCTGGCGATTTCCGTGCGCGGCGTGTGGCGGGGCGCCCTGTGATTCTTATCCGTGGAGACGACGGGCAGGTGCGGGTATTGCTCAATACCTGTACGCATCGTGGCGCGCTGGTCTGTCGGGCGCAATCCGGCACCGCGCGCTCCTTTCAATGCGCATACCATGCCTGGACGTTCAACTCTCGTGGTGAGCTGGTCGGGGTGCCGGGAGAGGAAGCTTACAGCCCCTCTTTCGACCGGAAAGACTTTGCCCTGGCGCAACCGCGCGTGGACAGCTATCGCGGCTTCGTGTTCGTCAACTTCAATCCCGATGGGGAAAGTTTGTCGGACTACTTGGCGGGTGCCAAGGAGTTCTTGGATCTCGTGTGCGACCAATCCGAGGTCGGCATGGAAGTCGTCCCCGGGGCGCAGCTCTACAGCATGCGCGCCAATTGGAAGCTCTTGGTCGAAAACAGCTTCGATGGGTACCATGGCTTGCCGACCCATCAACGCTACTTCCAGTTTTTGGTGGAAACCGGCGGCTTGGATATGACTGAACGCTTACCTGGGAGAGCCTTGGCGCTGGGGAATGGCCACGCGGTGATCGAGTACGAACCGCCGTGGGGTCGGCTGGTGGCGCACTGGAATCCCTCGTTTGGCGAGGCCAAGAAAGCCGAGATCGGGGCGGTGTATAAGAGAATAGAAGAGCGCTTCGGGGCGGACTGGGCACGGCGCGTCTGCCGCACCAGCCGCAACTTGTTGATCTTCCCCAATCTCATCATCAACGATCTTATGGCCGTGACCATCCGCACCTTCTTCCCTGTATCGTCGAATTATATGGAAGTGAGCGCCTGGGCGTTGGAGCCGCAGGACGAGAGCGCAGAGGATCGCGCCATACGGCTGGACAACTTCCTGACCTTCTTAGGGCCAGGCGGGTTCGCTACGCCGGACGATGTGGAGATGCTGGAGTCCTGCCAGAAAGGGTTCGCCAATCGTGAAGTGATGTGGTCGGATATGTCCCGAGGGATGAACCGCGCCGAGCCCGTCCCGACCGACGAATTGCAGATTCGCTCCTTCTGGCGACGGTGGCACGATTTACTGACCTTGCGTCCGACCAAGGCCGCAGCGCAGCGGGCAGCGTGA
- a CDS encoding SDR family oxidoreductase produces MKLQGKVALITGTSPNIGGGIAEGLAEEGAKVVCVDITPDNANQCAEAIVKRGGQALGVVCDVTDEAQVQATVARATEAFGGVDLLVNSAAIFNQKGVLDMSLAEWTRQTSIILTGTFLFTKYVAQLMITQQRPGNIINIISTAGHQGQPRNVGYCTGKSGLLNFTRSVAMELVDYGIRVNSLTPTATDPQESFERAERWGRGPGDQRIVQMFEPFRKGAPMRKLPSPKHYAKAIAFLASEDAEMITGLDLRVDAGTVARYWAWNPSE; encoded by the coding sequence GTGAAGCTGCAAGGGAAGGTTGCTCTTATTACCGGCACGAGCCCGAACATCGGCGGCGGCATTGCCGAAGGGCTGGCCGAGGAAGGCGCAAAGGTCGTCTGCGTCGATATTACACCGGACAATGCCAACCAATGCGCCGAGGCGATCGTCAAGCGCGGTGGTCAGGCCCTCGGCGTGGTCTGCGATGTCACCGATGAAGCACAGGTCCAGGCCACGGTCGCGCGCGCCACCGAGGCCTTCGGCGGCGTCGATCTCCTGGTCAATAGTGCGGCGATCTTTAATCAGAAGGGTGTGTTGGACATGTCTTTGGCGGAATGGACACGGCAAACGTCTATCATTCTGACCGGGACCTTTCTCTTCACCAAGTATGTGGCCCAGCTGATGATCACGCAGCAGCGGCCAGGAAATATCATCAACATCATTTCTACTGCCGGCCATCAGGGGCAGCCGCGCAACGTCGGCTACTGCACCGGCAAGAGTGGGTTGCTGAATTTTACCCGCTCGGTGGCGATGGAGCTGGTGGACTACGGTATCCGGGTGAATAGTTTGACCCCGACTGCGACCGATCCGCAGGAGAGTTTCGAGCGGGCGGAACGCTGGGGTAGGGGACCTGGCGACCAGCGCATCGTGCAAATGTTCGAGCCGTTCCGCAAAGGCGCGCCGATGCGCAAGCTGCCGAGTCCAAAGCACTATGCCAAGGCCATTGCGTTCCTGGCTTCGGAGGACGCCGAGATGATTACCGGCCTGGATTTGCGCGTGGATGCCGGTACGGTAGCACGCTATTGGGCATGGAATCCGAGTGAGTAA
- a CDS encoding aromatic-ring-hydroxylating dioxygenase subunit beta has product MTSTEKPVALRHEVETFLYEEAALLDEWRLEEWLGLLTEDASYYVPATDTPDGDPRTSLFIVADDIMRIRSRVKQLLGRFAHAETPHSRTRRLLGNVRIRSVEGDVIRATANFAVYRTRMEQLDTYVGRYEYVLVRHEGGFKIRERRAILDLDSLRPQGKVSIIL; this is encoded by the coding sequence ATGACCTCGACCGAAAAGCCCGTTGCACTCCGCCACGAAGTAGAAACCTTCCTCTATGAAGAAGCCGCGCTGCTCGACGAATGGCGGCTGGAAGAATGGCTTGGCCTCTTAACCGAGGATGCGTCGTATTACGTGCCAGCAACCGACACCCCTGACGGAGACCCCCGGACGTCGCTCTTCATCGTCGCCGACGACATCATGCGGATTCGCTCGCGGGTGAAACAGCTCCTTGGGCGCTTCGCGCATGCCGAGACCCCGCATTCGCGCACCCGGCGCTTGCTCGGGAACGTCCGTATCCGCAGCGTGGAAGGCGACGTGATCCGCGCGACGGCGAATTTTGCCGTCTACCGCACGCGCATGGAGCAGCTCGACACGTATGTCGGGCGCTACGAGTATGTGCTGGTGCGGCACGAGGGCGGATTCAAGATTCGCGAGCGGCGAGCGATTCTCGATCTGGATTCTCTGCGACCACAGGGGAAGGTGAGCATCATCTTATAG